The genomic stretch TCCAGATATTGATATGGCCGTCCCCGTCGAAGTCCACCGCGTAGTTGCGGAAGCTGCTCGGCATGAACTGCGGCAGGCCCATGGCGCCGGCGTACGAGCCCTTGAGCGTCAAGGGGTCGAGTTGCTCCTCGCGGGCCAGCAGCAAGAACTCACGCAGCTCCTTGCGGAAGAACTCGGCACGTGGCGGGTAGTCGAAGCCCAGCGTCGACAGGGCGTCGATCACCCGGTAGTTGCCGGTATTGCGGCCAAAAAAGGTTTCCACGCCAATGATCGCGACAATGTACTGCGCAGGTACGCCGTAATCCTGCTCGGCCCGCGTCAATACGGCCTCGTGCTGGCGCCAGAAATCCACACCGCGAGCGATACGCGCATCGGTGATGAACATCGGCCGGTAGTCCTTCCACGGTTTGACCCGCTCGGCCGGTCGCGAGATGGCGTCGAGGATCGACTGCTTGCGCTGTACCTCACGAAACACGCCCATCAGTTGCTCCGGCGCAAAACCATAGTCGCGGCTCATTTCGCCAACAAACGCAGCTACCTGCGGCGAGCCTTCGTATTCGCCGGCATGGGCCAACTGTACAGCGCCGAACAGGCCCACCGCACCAATCCAAGGCGCACAACGGGCAGCCCAGTTACGCACTGCTTGCATGAAATTGTTCACCTTATTCAAACCTGCGCGATCCACTTGCGGTGCGTATGGATCGACATCAAAACGCCAAACGCTGACAGCAGCGTCACCAACGATGTTCCGCCATAGCTGATGAAAGGCAGCGGCACGCCCACCAC from Pseudomonas putida encodes the following:
- the mltB gene encoding lytic murein transglycosylase B — protein: MQAVRNWAARCAPWIGAVGLFGAVQLAHAGEYEGSPQVAAFVGEMSRDYGFAPEQLMGVFREVQRKQSILDAISRPAERVKPWKDYRPMFITDARIARGVDFWRQHEAVLTRAEQDYGVPAQYIVAIIGVETFFGRNTGNYRVIDALSTLGFDYPPRAEFFRKELREFLLLAREEQLDPLTLKGSYAGAMGLPQFMPSSFRNYAVDFDGDGHINIWNNPDDAIGSVASYFKRHGWVAGEGVVSRARVEGERADEGLTTGIEPVKTVGELRTLGWSVHDSLRDDLPVTAFRLEGESGPEYWMGLKNFYAITRYNRSVMYAMAVHQLAEQLVQVRGVK